From Spiroplasma endosymbiont of Diplazon laetatorius:
TTGAAACGATTGCAATACCTAACCCGTTTAATACTTGAGGTAAGTCGTGAGAATTTGAGTAAACTCTTAATCCTGGTTTTGAAATTCTTTTTAATCCTTTAATAACTCTAATTTTCCCTTTGTATTTTAAGCTTATAGTAATGTCTTTCTTAAAGTCATCTGCAACTTTGAAGTCTTCGATGAAACCTTCTTTTTTAAGAATGTTTGCGATTTCTAATTTTACTTTGCTTCCTGGAATTAGAACTTCTTTGTGATAACGTTGGTTAGCATTTCTAATTCTAGTAAGCATATCTGCGATTACATCTGTTGTCATAATTTCTTTTTCCTTTCACTATCATGAAGCTTTCTTAATACCAGGGATTTGTCCTTTGTATGCTAGATCTCTGAAGCATACACGACATAGATTAAATTTTCTCAAAACTGAATGAGGTCTACCACAGTTTCCACAACGTGTGTATTCTCTAACTTTGAATTTTTGGACTTTTGCTTGTTTTACTTTTAATGATTTTTTTGCCATTTTATCCTATTCTCCTCGATTACTTAACGAAAGGCATTCCTATTTTTTGTAGTAATGCAAATGATTCGTCCTTGTTAGTTGCTGTTGTAACGATAGTTATATCCATCCCACGAACTTTTTTTACTTTATCGTAATCAATTTCTGGGAAAATAATTTGTTCTTTGATACCCATTGTGTAGTTTCCTTGTTTGTCGAAACTAGTTTTTGATACCCCTCTAAAGTCACGTACACGTGGTAACGCAACAGAGATTAATTTGTCTAAGAATTCATACATTCTTTTTCCTCTTAAAGTTACTTTTGCTCCAATTGGCATACCTTCACGCAATTTGAACACAGCTAAAGATTTTTTAGCTTTAGTTACTAGAGGTTTTTGACCTGTGATTTGTTGTAATTCAAGAACTGCATCGTCTAATTTCTTAGTATCGTGTACAGCATCTCCAATTCCCATGTTGATAACTACTTTTGTGATTTTTGGAACTTGCATGATTGATTTGTATTGCTTTTCTTTAAATAATTCTGGGATGATTTTATCTTTATATTGTTTTTCTAATCTATTAATATTTGCTTTTGCCATACTAACTTATCCCTTTCCTATTTAACTTCTGTTCCAGATTTTTTAGCAATTCTTACTTTTTTTCCATCTGCAATTTTGTATCCAACTCTTGTAGCGTTATCTTTTGCTTTAGGATCAACTAGTGAAACGTTTGAAGCATCGATTGATGCTGGAATTTCTTTAATTCCACCTTCTTGATCTGTTTGTGAAGGTTTTGAGTGCTTAATAGCTACGATTCCTTCAACGTATACTCTTTTTTTATCTTTTGATAATTTAACTACTGGTCCAATTTTTCCTTTGTGGCTTCCGGCGATTACTTTTACAACGTCTCCTCTTAAGATTTTTGATTTATTCATAAAAGTTCCCCTTCTATAACACTTCAGGTGCTAGAGATGCAATTTTAGCAAATCCAGCATCCTTTACTTCACGTGCGATTGGACCAAAGATACGAGTACCTCTTGGTGATTTATCATCTTTGATGATTACTGCAGCATTTTCAGAGAACTTAATGTATGTTCCATCAGCTCTTCTTAATCCTCTAACAGTTCTAACAATAACAGCTTTAATTACTTGTCCTTTTTTAACAGCTCCACCAGGTGATGCTGATTTAACAGTTGCAACAACTATATCTCCAATGTTTGTGAACTTTCTAACACTTCCACCTAAATTACGAATAACTAATATTTCTTTAGCTCCTGAGTTATCAGCGACTTTTAATCTTGATTCATTTTGTATCATTCTGTTGTACCTCTGAAATTAGATAATTGCTTTTTCAACAACTCTAACAAGTCTAAAGTTTTTAGTTTTACTCATTGGGCGAGTTTCCATAATTTCAACTCTGTCTCCCATTTGAGCAACTGAGTTTTCATCGTGTGCTTTGTATTTTTTTGAATACTTAACACGTTTTTTGTAAATTGGGTGGTTTTTGTATGTTTCAACTAAAACAGTGATAGTTTTATCCATTTTGTCTGAAACTACTCTACCAGTGTAAGTTTTTCTTAAATTTCTTTCCATGGTTATTTAGCTCCTTTTGTTGTTGTAGATTTTGCTGCTTTTTTTTCTGCTGCTTTTTTGTTAGCTTCTTCGATTTGTTTTTTAGCTTCTTCAGCATTTGATCCGAATGTATATGTTTTAGCGTCTTTTGGTTTCCCTGAAAGTTTTAAATCAATACCTTCGATATTTTCACCTTTAGCTACTCCAACTTTCATAGGTTTTACTTCAACACCTTTAAGTGCTTCTTTACCTTTTCCAGTTGCTTTTGCTTCACCAGCTTCTACTGGTTTAACAGTAGCTTTTGGTGCTGCAGGTTTTTTAACTTCAGCAGTAGTTTTACCTGCTGCTTTAGGAGCAGCTTTTGGTGCTGCCTCTGCTTTAGGAGCAGCTTCTTTTTTAGGAGCTGCTGCTTTTGTTGTAGTAGTTTTTGCTGCTGCTTTAGGAGCTGCTGCTTTTTCTTCTACTTTTGGAGCAGCTTCTTTTTTAGGAGCTGCTGCTTTAGGAGCAGCTTTTGGTGCTGCTTCTACTTCAACTGGAGCATCTGCTGCTTCAGATGTTGCATTTTGCATTGCTGCCATAATTGCATCTTCTGAAACTTCATTTCCAGTTCCGAATTGTTCTTGTTGAAGTTTTTCAATCATATCTTTATGTTTTTGACGAACTTCTTTTCCAGCTTTTTCAGCTTCTGAAACAGCTTTTGAGTAATCTGCTTTAATAGTTTTATTAACATCTTCTCCAGCTTTTTTTCTTTCGCTTAATAACATTTCAATTCTTGCTATGTCTTTTTTAAGTGAAGGAATTCTGTGAGTTTGTTCTAAACTACCTACTGCAGCTTGGAATTTAAGTGCGAATAATTCAGCACGACGATCTTCACCAAGTTTGATTAAATCTTCAACTGATTTTGTTCTTAATTCCATCATGAAGTCAACTGCTTTAGACATTATTCATCACCTCTCTTAACGATTTTACAACGCACTGGTAATTTGTGCATTGCTAGACGTAAGGCTTCACGAGCAACTTCTTCTGAAACTCCGCCAATTTCAAACATGAATTGACCAGTTTTAACTACTGCTACTCATTCTTCAGGAGATCCTTTCCCTGAACCCATACGTACTTCTAATGGCTTTTTAGTTTTTGCCATGTGAGGGAATATTCTAATTCAAACTTTTCCAAAACGTTTCATATAACGAGTCATGGCAATACGAGCTGCTTCGATTTGTCTTGAAGTAATTCAAGCACCATCTAATGACATTAATCCGTATTCACCAAATGCGATGAATTTACCACCTTTTGCTTTTCCTTCATAACTCACTCTGTGAGGACGACGGAATTTAACTCTTTTAGGCATTAACATAATTATTTAGCCTCCTTTGGTGATCTTGTTTGAGGTTTTTTGTCCTCGATCACTTTTGAATTGTTTTGGTTTTGTTTTCCTATGATTTCCCCGTGGTTAATTCAAACTTTAACCCCGATTTGCCCATATGTAGTTCTTGCTTCATATAGAGCGTAATCAATATCACTTCTTAAAGTTGATAATGGTACTGAACCTTCTAGGTATCCTTCAGTACGAGCCATTTCAACTCCTCCAAGTCTTCCAGAAACTGAAGTTTTAATTCCTTTAGCTCCTGCTTTTAATGCTTTTCTAATTGCTAATTTTTGTACAGTTCTAAATGATGCACGGTTTGTAATTTGTTCACCAATGAATGTTGCTACTAATTTAGCATCAACATCTGGGTTTTTGATTTCTATTACTTTAACTTTTACATCAGCTTTTCTGTCTTTAATTGTTTTTCTTACTGTTAAAACGATATTTTCAACATTTTTACCTTCTTGTCCAAGAACGATAGCTGGACGAGCAGAACGAATTACTAGAGTGATTTCTTTTTTAGTTCTTTCGATTTCAATTTTTGAAACTGCTGCATTTCTTAATTGTTTTTCAACAGCTTTTCTAATTTTGATATCTTGGTGTAATCACTTAACATATTCACCTTTTTCAGCGTATCAACGGTTATCTCAACCTCTAATAACACCTATACGTAAAACGTTTGGAGATACTTTTTGTCCCATACTCTATAATTCCTTCCTATCTTTCGTCGCTAACCACGATTGTAATGTGGCTAGTTCTTTTTAAAATTTCATATGCTCTACCGTGAGCTCTTGGTCTAAAACGTTTTAATGTTGGTCCTTCGTTAACGAAGATTGTTTTAACAAATAATTGGTCAGCTTCCATACCGTTGTTGTTAACAGCATTTGCTACAGCTGAGTTTAATAATTTTAATACTGGTTCTGAAGATCTTTTGTCTTGGTTTTGAAGAATTGCTACAGCTTCTGATATTTTTTTACTTCTGATAGAGTCAGCTACTAGTCTAACTTTTCTAGGTGATATTCTAATCATTGTTAATTTTGCTTTTGCTTCCATGTTTTGAAACTCCTATTTCCTAATGATTATTTTTTCTTTTTCTTGTCATCACCGTGTCCACCAAACTTACGTGTTGGTGAAAATTCTCCTAATTTGTGACCTACCATATCTTCTGTAACATAAACTGGGATAAATTCTTTTCCGTTGTAAACTCCAAATGTGTGACCAACGAAACTTGGAAAGATTGTTGAACGACGTGATCAAGTTTTAATTGTTTCTTTTTTTTCACCTAATGCTTCTACTTTTTTAATTAAGTAGTCATCAGCAAAAGGTCCTTTTTTTAATGATCTAGACATTTATTCAAATCCTCCTATTTGTTATCGTTTCTTCTTCTTACTATTAATTTAGTAGAAGCTTTCTTTTTATCACGTGTTTTAACACCAAGAGCTTTTTTACCTCATGGTGTTAATGGAGCTTTACGCCCGATTGGAGCACGACCTTCTCCCCCTCCGTGAGGGTGATCGATTGGGTTCATAACTGACCCACGAACTGTTGGTCTAATTCCTCTTCAACGGTTTCTTCCAGCTTTTCCTCAGTTTACTAAGTTGTATTCTTCATTTCCTACTTCACCGATTGTTGCATAACATTCAGCAAGTACTTTTCTAACTTCTCCTGAACCTAAACGTAAAGTGATGTATTTTCCATCTTCATCTTTACCTAAGATTTGTACTGAACTTCCTGCACTACGTGCGATTTGTCCACC
This genomic window contains:
- the rpsH gene encoding 30S ribosomal protein S8, producing MTTDVIADMLTRIRNANQRYHKEVLIPGSKVKLEIANILKKEGFIEDFKVADDFKKDITISLKYKGKIRVIKGLKRISKPGLRVYSNSHDLPQVLNGLGIAIVSTSNGIMTDKEARHQNIGGEVLAFVW
- a CDS encoding type Z 30S ribosomal protein S14, yielding MAKKSLKVKQAKVQKFKVREYTRCGNCGRPHSVLRKFNLCRVCFRDLAYKGQIPGIKKASW
- the rplE gene encoding 50S ribosomal protein L5; the protein is MNRLEKQYKDKIIPELFKEKQYKSIMQVPKITKVVINMGIGDAVHDTKKLDDAVLELQQITGQKPLVTKAKKSLAVFKLREGMPIGAKVTLRGKRMYEFLDKLISVALPRVRDFRGVSKTSFDKQGNYTMGIKEQIIFPEIDYDKVKKVRGMDITIVTTATNKDESFALLQKIGMPFVK
- the rplX gene encoding 50S ribosomal protein L24 → MNKSKILRGDVVKVIAGSHKGKIGPVVKLSKDKKRVYVEGIVAIKHSKPSQTDQEGGIKEIPASIDASNVSLVDPKAKDNATRVGYKIADGKKVRIAKKSGTEVK
- the rplN gene encoding 50S ribosomal protein L14, with translation MIQNESRLKVADNSGAKEILVIRNLGGSVRKFTNIGDIVVATVKSASPGGAVKKGQVIKAVIVRTVRGLRRADGTYIKFSENAAVIIKDDKSPRGTRIFGPIAREVKDAGFAKIASLAPEVL
- the rpsQ gene encoding 30S ribosomal protein S17; translation: MERNLRKTYTGRVVSDKMDKTITVLVETYKNHPIYKKRVKYSKKYKAHDENSVAQMGDRVEIMETRPMSKTKNFRLVRVVEKAII
- the rplP gene encoding 50S ribosomal protein L16, whose amino-acid sequence is MLMPKRVKFRRPHRVSYEGKAKGGKFIAFGEYGLMSLDGAWITSRQIEAARIAMTRYMKRFGKVWIRIFPHMAKTKKPLEVRMGSGKGSPEEWVAVVKTGQFMFEIGGVSEEVAREALRLAMHKLPVRCKIVKRGDE
- the rpsC gene encoding 30S ribosomal protein S3; this encodes MGQKVSPNVLRIGVIRGWDNRWYAEKGEYVKWLHQDIKIRKAVEKQLRNAAVSKIEIERTKKEITLVIRSARPAIVLGQEGKNVENIVLTVRKTIKDRKADVKVKVIEIKNPDVDAKLVATFIGEQITNRASFRTVQKLAIRKALKAGAKGIKTSVSGRLGGVEMARTEGYLEGSVPLSTLRSDIDYALYEARTTYGQIGVKVWINHGEIIGKQNQNNSKVIEDKKPQTRSPKEAK
- the rplV gene encoding 50S ribosomal protein L22 translates to MEAKAKLTMIRISPRKVRLVADSIRSKKISEAVAILQNQDKRSSEPVLKLLNSAVANAVNNNGMEADQLFVKTIFVNEGPTLKRFRPRAHGRAYEILKRTSHITIVVSDER
- the rpsS gene encoding 30S ribosomal protein S19 yields the protein MSRSLKKGPFADDYLIKKVEALGEKKETIKTWSRRSTIFPSFVGHTFGVYNGKEFIPVYVTEDMVGHKLGEFSPTRKFGGHGDDKKKKK